One stretch of Nicotiana tabacum cultivar K326 chromosome 18, ASM71507v2, whole genome shotgun sequence DNA includes these proteins:
- the LOC107810239 gene encoding uncharacterized protein LOC107810239 gives MENYYTLKMARKDFEYVYDDFNDFSLSSPATKIRRLDVELQPIVEEVEEEPMPIAFEQVATNQSFGINGGDLGRNGPVIEELPSVPENEERAIVLFKPMNTQLVQSPSDFSIKVNPQFTNGFKNPVLWGSQSCILRRAGDENADENLSGSSKGCLAVVPWVPSQLPSAQGDEFLRQADVLEMMEAEDMDGVTMDVEDNSVSAGQRTAIDAGLVGVNERLHQWQQQHCMIPPPPHSTSTPIVWYR, from the exons aTGGAGAATTACTATACATTGAAGATGGCAAGGAAGGATTTTGAGTATGTTTATGATGATTTCAACGATTTCTCCCTTTCCTCTCCCGCCACAAAAATCCGTCGCCTG GATGTGGAGTTGCAACCGATAGTTGAAGAGGTTGAAGAAGAGCCGATGCCTATAGCTTTTGAGCAAGTAGCTACTAATCAAAGCTTTGGAATCAATGGCGGGGATCTAGGAAGAAATGGTCCAGTGATTGAAGAACTGCCTAGTGTGCCTGAGAATGAAGAGAGGGCAATTGTGCTTTTCAAACCCATGAATACACAGCTTGTTCAATCCCCTTCAGATTTTTCTATTAAAGTGAATCCCCAGTTCACTAATGGATTCAAGA ATCCAGTCTTATGGGGAAGCCAATCTTGTATTTTGAGACGTGCCGGTGATGAAAATGCAGATGAGAACTTATCTGGTTCTTCTAAAGGGTGTCTAGCAGTTGTTCCCTGGGTTCCATCTCAGCTTCCTTCAGCACAAGGAGACGAGTTTCTGCGCCAGGCTGACGTGTTGGAGATGATGGAAGCTGAAGATATGGATGGGGTGACAATGGATGTCGAAGACAACAGTGTCAGTGCTGGACAAAGGACTGCTATCGATGCTGGTTTAGTTGGCGTGAACGAAAGGCTGCATCAGTGGCAACAACAACATTGCATGATTCCACCGCCACCCCACAGCACATCTACTCCAATTGTTTGGTATCGATGA